A stretch of Physeter macrocephalus isolate SW-GA chromosome 1, ASM283717v5, whole genome shotgun sequence DNA encodes these proteins:
- the RETNLB gene encoding resistin-like beta, producing the protein MKLNFCFLLILILRHQMTIPGSAQCSLDSIVDKKIQDALTGLELNPFAPAKRISCFSVTNSGKLSFCPAGSVVTGCACGYGCGSWDVGGETTCHYQCNPVDWTTACCCRLT; encoded by the exons ATGAAGCTGAACTTTTGCTTCCTTCTCATCCTCATCCTCCGTCACCAGATGACAATCCCAGGGAGTGCTCAGTGCTCCTTAGACTCCATTGTGGATAAAAAGATACAGGATGCTCTCACTGGTCTAG AGCTCAATCCCTTTGCCCCAGCAAAGAGGATCTCATGTTTCAGTGTCACGAACTCAGGCAAACTGTCTTTCTGTCCTGCAG GGTCGGTTGTCACTGGCTGTGCTTGTGGCTATGGCTGTGGCTCCTGGGATGTTGGGGGGGAAACCACATGCCACTACCAGTGCAACCCAGTAGATTGGACCACTGCCTGCTGCTGCCGCCTGACCTGA